The sequence CGCGGGTGAGAGTAGGGCGGCCGCCGGGGCCCGGCGAGGCGAGGAGGCAGTCGGTCGCCTAGCAacgggcggcccggcccggcccgcccggcccggcccggcccggcccgagcCCAGCCGCCATTTTGCGGCGTGTGGTGGGGGTCGCGTCGGGGAGTCGCACACCTCACATGAGCCCCGCACACCTCACATGAGCCCCGCACACCTCACACGGACCCGCACACCTCACACGGGCACACCCCCGGGGGGACAGGGGCTCGGCGGTCCTGTCCCGGGGTGCTGGGAGCGGGCAGTGCCAAATCGCAGGCTGATTTTAAAGCCGCTAGAGCCAAAGGGATaccctccctgggcagctggtGTCAGCTTTTGTGGCATCTGATGGCTACAGCTGGCAGGGACACCACCTTCCTCACCTCACGCAGTGTCAGGGCAACACAAATAGATTGTTTCCACAGTCCTAGGAGCGagtaaaaacaatgcaaaaggaaggggaaagctCTCATGGAAAGCCTTGGCTCCTGCCCTGTTTGTTCAATCTGATTTGAAGCTGTAATCACTCAGCTAGCATCATGCATAGTCACAGATTTGTCATGGAACTCTTCATAGAGCAAAATTGAGAAATGCTACTGAGAAATTGGGAGTTTTGTTTGCAGTTGGTACTCTGCACGCTACTGACAAGCTTACATCAGTCTCTGTACTAGCCAGTTCCCTTTGTAATCCTGAAAAAACACAGTGACAAAATGCAAACTGAACAGGCCATGGCATGGTTACATCCTATAGACACACCACATCTTCCATGCCTACAGACCAAACAGACTTCCTGctagaaaattgattttttttttctgctcttttggaAGAGTTGAACTTCTCCCCTGGGTATCTAAAACTTCAATTCCTCCTTCTTCCtaccacagaaaaaataaagtttccttCTTCCAGACTTAGAATGGGCTCCTAATCCCAGCCTCTCACCACGTACCCCAGTGCCAGAATGGCTCCTCACACTGTGGTACTTTGTGCTGCCGTGGAGAACCGCACCCATTcaggaagagaggaaacaaGCTGTCTGGTCCTAAATTTGCAGGATCTGATGTCGGGGTGGAAGCGCAGCACGCTGGGCCTTCACAGCCCCTTCCCTACACCCTGGGGACCCTGCTGTCTCTGTGCAGGGCCAGCTGCCATACAGCGTGCCCTCCTCAGCCAGGTCAGATGTAGCGAGGAGGGCTgtgaggcagggagcagcagggagattCCCCATCACTCCGGAGCTGCCTCCCAACTTTGGAGCTCTGCAGGTGCACATGTCCAGCTCCCTCCTGGGATGCTCCTGGCCATGGACATGACGCCCAGCTTCACCTCGGACCTGCCTCATTGCCACAGCCTTCCCTGCAAACCTGGCCTCCCAACTGACCCTTGCTGCTGTCCCtggacctgctttgcttttctgtttgggCGCCGTGAGAGCATGCCCTTGTCAGCGAGGCTGCTGCCCGGCCAGCCTTGGTGTCACGTTCTGCTCCTGGCTCGCCTGCCCTTGCCTGGCAGCCTGCccttgctgctccctgacagATCAACTGTGCTTGCCTGTCCGCCTGCAGTCACATCAGGCTTTGTTTTTGATAAACGTCCTATCTGCTTCCAGAATggtaaaagcagatttttttttttttttttagtgtgtaGCCAACAATATGTGCAGCTGTAAATAGCaatcttctgatttttattacaTCTTCACATATCTGACCAAGGGATGATCCATATTTACTGCCTTGTTTCCAGCCTTTCCACAGTCTTTCTCATTAACTTTCTGTGTTGTTGAAGACAGTATGACATAGACATGCACAAAATCATTGatattaatttgaaataatatatgtgcaaaacagtaaaagaaatttaaaaacactACAAATGAATGAACCACCTGTAGCCAACAGAATGATAACCTACTCTGCCCATACCAAAGCACATTTACAGATTACACTCTGCAGCTGATGAAGGAAAGCTAAAAGGTAAAATGTAACAGCCAGTTGCtggattttctgaattttaaaacagagtCTAAAGACACAATGCAATCCTagttttttttgtatgtatttgaaGTTAAATTCAGGGACCAGGTATCTAATTTAAGCTGAAAAAAGCAATGTATTTGTCTTCTAAGGATGCTTGCTCCATgttctaatttaaatctacatCTACTTCAGACAACCTTCGCTTGCTGACTGTTTCGGTAACTAATTTAGTAGCCCTTACTAGTATTTTGTAGCCTAAGATTTACTACTACTTCTAAATAATTGCTACAATTTCTTCTGTGATTGTTGTCAAGAGCATTATTCTTTCTGTTCAGCTTCAAGAGGCTTCAGATCCAATTTTCCTGTCACTGAGTGTAATGTCAGGGAATACTTATACTGTTTGCAAGAAAGCTCTGCCTATACAGCTGTTGCAATGGAATTGACCACAATTGGTTTATATagatttctcagaaaaattgcagtaaataacaataaatttgTTGATGGATCTTGTTCCAGATCTTAGGTAATTTACAGTCCTCTAACCAAGTCATGCCCCAGACTTGGGATTGCCACCATCTGAACCCCATCTTGTGAGAGTGCAGGTCATTCCCCTTCCATGGCTGAAGAACTTAACCAATCTGCCCAGTGATCTTTTCAGCAGAGACTGTAACAGAGATGGCGTTTGGTGTATTTGTGTGCCAGAAGGATTGCTGCACCTCTGTAACCATGGAACTTGTAACCTGAGAACGGGAACGGTCCACTCACTAAAGATGCAATTACCAAAGAAACCCGGAATAATTCAGAATGACCTTGAAGCTCAGACGTTGGCAGTGAGAGGACAAACAAACATCCTTTTCCTCCCTTAAAGCCCGTTCATCATTTGAGCCCATTAAGACAGAAGATGAGTTTGAATTTGAGTCTCTCTTAGCATTTCTCACTTATGCAGAAGTGAGTGGAATCTCCTAAACCAAGTGCTTTGAGAGAAAAGTGTTTCTTGTCTGATGATTCTCCTTTACCTCTGGTTACAAGTCACGGTAACAACTTTAGGACTCTGGTTTTGTCTCGATAGACCTGCCAgaatctttgtttctgtttcgTAGTTCTTAGGCAATCCTATCTGTGACAGGTTTTTCTAAAGCCTGGAGAGACAGAGATCACCATATtaagttaatattttaagatttgatgactcttaaaataaattaaacaaccAAACGTTAAAACTGTTTCTTGAAACGGAGTAAATTTATTGGAATTTTCAAGAATATTAAATGAATCATTGGCCAAATTGGGATGGAATTCAATGGAAACTAGGCTTCTAAGTCACTAAAATGCTCAGTGAGGTTATCAGAAGCAGCTGACTGCATCTTTAGTTGCCTAAACCCATTGCTAtcatttttttggaaaacaaagtcATGTGCTGTAATAAGCCcttctgcaaaacaagatgttgagataactacagaaaaaaatattgatttcatATTGTTGCCAAGTACAAAATAGTAAAGGTCAAAAATAATGCTCAGGTACAGAGAGTGTGAGGTCACCTAAGTGAAGGTTTGGAAACTGGAAGAATGTTCCTTTTTGTATTTGGTGTTTGTGTGTCAGGGTTCAGGGATAAATGAAGCTGTACCAGAGAGCAGGTCTTCAAAGTGCTGTTTTGATACTTGATATACCAATACTggagaagacatttttttgtATTGACTGCTAGACGTTATTCCTAATTCAATTCCCAAAAGAATGCACAGgaacacaaaatcaaaacacattTGGCAGCTGGAGATAGATGGCCTCTATCTTCTCCTAATCTTTCAATTTAATCTGCTGGATCCAGGAGAAACTAATAGGAGATAACATACAGTATGAAGAGCTGGAAGccataaacaaaaatatcacaCACTGTCTTTTAAAATAGGTCCAgtaaaggcaaatattttaatagcattCGAGTTGCAGATCCGGCTGGGTCTTACAACACTCGTGACATTGTAGTAATTGCAGTTattaaaaactacaaaaatacatttagactccactttgctgcttttctgaataTGTTGAATATCCCCGATAAAACAGACATGGAAATTAGGGTACAGTCAGTGTTATACCAGTCTCAATATTTAGGGTACACTCCATAGGCTCAAAAGCTACTGGTTGCATCGGTGAGAAAGCTACGAGGAGCTAAGATGCCATCACAGACCCACCTGGATGGGGACTCAAGAGGGAAGCATGAAGATAAAATCTGGAATCAATAGCAGAGCACAAGGAATAAAGGGAACAGAGCTGCTGGGAATCGATAACACAGTGTAATATATTTCAGTGTTCTTGGTGCTCTGCTAGCCTGGGCCCATGAGGTTTGGATTCCGTTTAATACACAAGACACCAACGCACTGCTGTACACGGCAGTCGGCAGGAAGAGCTCCTGTGCATGcccagccagaaaaaaaaaactgcaactcctgctcctggcagcctGCTTCCTACATGTCATCATGGCAGGCAGAGGATGGAGCTGTGCCAGTGTAAGCAGCGTACACAGTATTCCCTAGAAACTGCAGGAAGCGTTGCCTCATCCCTGTTAGGGCACCGTTGGCTTATCAGAGATGATAAttatgtttcttgttttctcttatcTGCTTCGGAAGGAGTTTCTTTCATCAGCGATGTGTCTGTGGGAGTGTGCTACCTGTTCTCTAGTGGCCTTGCTATAGGTGTTCCTCTTCTTCTTTAGGGAACTCAGAAGAGGCTGCTTCTATCTACTGTCATCTGCCTTGCATCCTCCCATGTCTGCAGTATAGTTAGACATAAGAATTACAGAACAAATACAGGAGATAACTCTGAGGAGCTAATTCATCAAATGCCATGAAGAAGGGGGAATTAAATGCACAACATCAATCGAGATTATCTTTTCTGCATAGCTTTGGATGCCACATGCCGAGTCCGATGACCAGGCTTGGTTCAATGGTATTCTGGTATTTCCAGCGATAATAATGGCTGAGAGCAGAGTGTTTGGAGTAGGCAAAAGATCCATGGTTTTGGCCAACACTAAACTAGGATCTAGAAATGTATCTGTAAAatcacataggaaaaaaaatagaaaaaagtccAGGTTTGTGACTagaagagtagaaaaaaaaggcagcagcacaaTGTTATTGCACAAAAATGATTgcaaagagggaagaaatggAGCAAAGATTGGGAGTGGGATAAATAGAACAATGAGAAGGATTGTTGGCATGTTAAATAGAAATCACAGGGAGGTAGCTGTGAAAGCAGTGTGAGAAACAGGGGGATTTAAGTATATCCATAAATCAAGGAGGTACAGCAGAGCACATGCTACAAGACATTGTCAGGAACATCGAGTCATTTTGTTGGTAATTGGCCCAGCATCATCATTGTATACAGGTGATGATTTTTGCCACTGCTGTCTCTAGAACATAGATATTTGGAAGGTTATTTTAATGCTATAATCATCCTTCATTGATGTAGTTTGGTGTCTGTTCAGAGTGCTGTATGCCACAGGTATCTTCATCATGGGACTTGCTTCATCATGttactgctgcttctctctttttttattgcttttgcttcttctgtgttttctacCATGAGCTTTTTTCCCAGCAATCTTGTGCTTCTTCTTCATCCATTTTTTAACTCTTCTAATCTGTGGGCTCACACAGAACTTTCTGTCTCCTACGTAGAGACTGCCAGAGCAGAAATCAgttgtcaaagaaaaaaatgaagaatgaataaataaataaataaataaataaatatcatacTTATCATTCACCTACAAAAGCatcaaaaaatatgtttaatctTATATTTCGTAGCATGTCCATttccttttgtctgttttcagataTGGTAACTGCTAATACCGAAGGTTTACATGAATACACTTTCCTCCAAAGTCTGAAAAAACTTTCCTGCTTCAGTCATTCTGAAGAGAACCACAGTGCAAAACTCTACATTTCTATTGCCAAAAAAGTAAGTagattattattactattgttgTGGTCATCATGGAAATGgtctagaaatgaaaaatttccagTATTACATACAAATTTGTCAGTTTAAGCCAAACATTGTAATATTGTACCagccaaaataataataataaaaaattaaaataattgaaattgcTAAATTGCTTATGTGCAAAAGTAAAGCCAACTAGTGAGTTTAGGCAGGGTTTGCAGGGGATCAAGaattggaataaaaaaataataaatcagagAACCCTGAGGTGCCTAAGTCCTTTTTCAATGGTGAAAATAAAGCACGTGTCAAAGTTAGTGCAGGCTGAATAAAgatcaatatttttattgaaaggaAATTCAATTTTAGCAGCCTTAAGTTCAAACAGCACAACAAAGGACAATTCTTAGATCACACACAATCTTATGTTTCAATGAATTTCTGTAAGCAAACTAAGATTCTACTTGTTAAAATGATGCCTAATATGTTTCAATTTGACAGTACCCCTCTCACAGTGAAGCACCCAAAACATTTCTTACATAACAGCTTCTAGGTGACACAGGCCATCAGCTTTCTGGATTTCAAACCTCTCCACTCTTGGGAGAA is a genomic window of Anser cygnoides isolate HZ-2024a breed goose chromosome Z, Taihu_goose_T2T_genome, whole genome shotgun sequence containing:
- the CCL28 gene encoding C-C motif chemokine 28, whose amino-acid sequence is MDVNLVTVLALLTVAVSQTSETLFPGAFNCCTKISDEIPKGILPRVERFEIQKADGLCHLEAVILYVGDRKFCVSPQIRRVKKWMKKKHKIAGKKAHGRKHRRSKSNKKREKQQ